The following proteins are encoded in a genomic region of Ornithinibacillus sp. 4-3:
- a CDS encoding DUF1569 domain-containing protein gives MKNIFDPLHTKEILDRIDKLSPNSRPQWGKMDVAQMLAHCSAFQDIAMGNSVPKRGWLGILIGPFVKSLFYNDKPPAHNMSTIPNILITDEREFETERGKLKEKIIIFQKNGPEKCTTHPHAFFGKLTSEQWGKGIYKHLDHHLKQFGV, from the coding sequence ATGAAAAATATTTTTGATCCATTGCACACAAAAGAAATTTTAGATCGCATTGACAAATTAAGTCCAAATTCAAGACCCCAATGGGGAAAAATGGATGTTGCTCAAATGTTAGCTCATTGCTCAGCATTCCAAGATATTGCAATGGGAAATTCCGTTCCAAAGAGGGGTTGGTTGGGCATATTAATAGGACCGTTTGTGAAATCACTTTTTTACAATGACAAGCCACCAGCCCACAATATGTCTACTATCCCAAACATTTTGATTACAGACGAAAGAGAATTTGAAACAGAAAGAGGAAAACTGAAAGAAAAAATTATAATCTTCCAAAAGAATGGACCGGAGAAGTGTACTACCCATCCCCACGCTTTTTTTGGCAAACTTACTTCTGAGCAATGGGGGAAAGGCATTTACAAGCATCTTGACCATCATTTAAAACAGTTTGGAGTTTAG
- a CDS encoding SRPBCC family protein: MDNQITTKFMILKSANEVFEAIVDPVKIGNFWFSSSSERWEQGKSVTLRYDEYEAEGVINVLEIELNKKIVFSWGEESGEETIVTITLKELDKESTLIEVNESGFHKHDPEIVNKMLGQKEGWVYMLACLKSYLEHGVSDLRASLIH; encoded by the coding sequence ATGGATAATCAAATAACTACAAAGTTTATGATACTCAAGTCAGCTAATGAGGTGTTTGAAGCGATAGTAGATCCTGTGAAAATAGGAAATTTTTGGTTCTCATCGAGTTCTGAAAGATGGGAACAAGGTAAATCCGTTACATTAAGATATGATGAATACGAGGCAGAAGGTGTTATCAACGTACTTGAAATCGAGCTAAACAAGAAGATCGTATTTTCGTGGGGTGAAGAATCAGGTGAGGAAACGATCGTTACCATTACATTAAAAGAGCTTGATAAAGAGAGTACACTTATTGAAGTAAACGAATCAGGCTTTCATAAACATGATCCTGAAATAGTAAACAAAATGCTAGGACAAAAAGAAGGTTGGGTATATATGTTAGCTTGTTTAAAGAGCTATTTGGAACATGGAGTTAGTGATTTAAGAGCATCATTAATTCATTAG
- the istA gene encoding IS21 family transposase produces MLAVAQIDYIRHEVNQKGGTYSSVARKMELDPRTVSKYANQEEFPVKKPQKRSSRVMDPVKPILDKWIREDLKKKKKNHRTAKRMYEQLVKFHSFEGSARTVRDYVSRRKKELKEYIEGASLPLESIPGTAQVDFGTAPFLYESEIIDLPYLVMSFPYSNSFLFQVFPSENTECLLEGLQRMFHYMGGVPTTIRFDNLSPAVKKIKGKGERELTDTFERFVLHYGFSYEFCNPGKGNEKGHVEAMVKYVRNNFLLPECTIVDLDQFNETLWQCAEEDRNRPHYLKETLQSELYKEDKKEWLILPEKKFECVRYQEVKADKYGIINIDNKEYSTSPRFAKQRINICVTYNSIIVLNEERQVIVKHSRLYGVKRRSMNWQPYLHLLSKRPKAIKYSSLYDQFPLEWSNFLRDCTEEEQKEVLRLLATLLKNDDFTLLNEALELASSHGHPSADQIKHCFYSLLNQGTSYEAITPRLNVPTVPSATRGLSHYDAFFQGGTSE; encoded by the coding sequence ATGTTAGCAGTGGCACAAATTGATTATATCAGACATGAAGTGAATCAAAAAGGTGGAACTTATTCCAGTGTGGCAAGAAAGATGGAGCTGGATCCTCGTACAGTTTCTAAGTATGCGAATCAAGAAGAGTTTCCAGTAAAAAAACCACAGAAAAGAAGCTCTAGAGTGATGGATCCAGTGAAGCCTATTTTAGATAAGTGGATTCGAGAAGACTTAAAAAAGAAAAAGAAGAATCATAGAACTGCCAAAAGAATGTACGAGCAGTTAGTTAAGTTTCATAGCTTCGAAGGTTCTGCACGTACAGTTCGTGACTATGTTTCAAGAAGGAAGAAAGAGCTAAAAGAATATATAGAAGGAGCTTCATTACCTCTTGAATCCATACCAGGAACAGCACAAGTTGATTTTGGTACAGCACCCTTCTTATATGAATCAGAGATAATAGACCTACCGTATTTAGTGATGTCATTTCCGTACAGTAATTCATTCCTGTTTCAGGTATTTCCTTCGGAAAACACTGAGTGTTTACTAGAGGGTCTACAACGTATGTTTCACTATATGGGTGGTGTGCCGACAACGATACGATTCGATAACTTATCCCCCGCTGTGAAAAAGATAAAAGGTAAGGGTGAACGTGAACTCACTGATACATTTGAACGTTTTGTCTTACACTATGGGTTCAGTTACGAATTTTGTAATCCTGGGAAGGGGAATGAAAAAGGACACGTTGAAGCAATGGTGAAATATGTTCGAAATAACTTCTTATTACCCGAGTGCACCATAGTGGATCTCGACCAATTTAATGAAACACTTTGGCAATGCGCAGAGGAAGACCGAAATCGTCCACACTACTTAAAAGAAACGCTTCAATCAGAGTTATATAAGGAAGACAAAAAGGAATGGCTTATCCTTCCTGAGAAGAAGTTTGAATGTGTGCGTTATCAGGAAGTGAAGGCAGATAAATACGGGATTATAAACATCGATAACAAGGAATATTCAACGTCGCCTAGATTTGCCAAGCAGCGCATAAATATTTGTGTAACCTATAACTCTATTATTGTATTGAACGAAGAACGTCAGGTTATTGTAAAGCATTCTCGTTTATATGGAGTAAAAAGAAGGTCGATGAACTGGCAACCATATTTACACTTACTATCAAAACGTCCAAAGGCAATTAAATATTCTAGTTTATATGACCAATTTCCCCTTGAATGGTCCAACTTTTTAAGAGATTGTACAGAAGAAGAGCAGAAAGAAGTTTTACGTCTTTTAGCTACGCTCTTAAAAAATGATGATTTTACTTTATTGAATGAGGCATTAGAGTTAGCTTCTTCACATGGTCATCCTAGTGCGGATCAAATCAAGCATTGTTTCTATTCTCTACTAAATCAAGGTACATCTTATGAGGCGATTACTCCTCGTCTTAATGTTCCAACAGTACCTAGCGCAACTCGTGGGCTTTCTCATTACGATGCTTTCTTTCAAGGGGGTACGAGTGAATGA
- the istB gene encoding IS21-like element helper ATPase IstB — protein MNEQIQAYAKRLKLSWIRENFNQIEAETNEEYLLKLFEKEVQNREERKVNLLLSQAQLPKTGSTPFQWEHIQIPQGIERTAVINGDFIKERENLILYGGVGTGKTYLATLLSLNAIHRFGSQVKFYTVAGLVNKLIEANQKNTLPKLMKQIEKLDLLILDELGYIPLNKEGAELLFQVISMCYENRSIVITTNLQFGQWNHVFGDPILTEAVIDRLIHHSHLLVFKGDSFRYKESLLHQ, from the coding sequence ATGAACGAGCAAATACAAGCCTACGCAAAGCGACTAAAGTTAAGTTGGATTAGAGAGAATTTTAATCAAATAGAAGCAGAAACAAATGAAGAGTACCTATTAAAGCTTTTTGAAAAGGAAGTCCAAAATCGAGAAGAAAGAAAAGTTAATTTATTACTAAGTCAAGCTCAGCTACCGAAGACAGGTTCTACTCCTTTCCAATGGGAACATATACAAATTCCACAAGGAATTGAACGTACAGCTGTCATTAATGGTGACTTTATTAAGGAGAGGGAAAACCTTATTTTATACGGTGGTGTCGGTACAGGAAAGACTTATTTGGCAACATTACTATCCTTAAATGCCATACATAGATTTGGCAGCCAGGTAAAGTTCTATACAGTGGCAGGCTTGGTTAATAAACTAATTGAAGCAAACCAGAAAAACACTCTACCAAAGCTGATGAAACAAATCGAAAAGCTAGACCTTTTAATACTTGATGAGCTCGGCTATATTCCGTTAAACAAAGAAGGAGCAGAGCTTTTATTTCAAGTGATTTCTATGTGTTATGAAAACCGAAGTATAGTGATTACAACCAATCTTCAATTCGGTCAATGGAATCATGTTTTTGGCGACCCGATTCTAACAGAAGCTGTCATTGACCGCCTGATTCACCATTCTCATTTACTTGTTTTTAAAGGAGATAGTTTTCGTTATAAAGAGTCTTTATTGCATCAATAA
- a CDS encoding sensor histidine kinase, whose product MYLYWIWFLFHVATWMLGFVYFGDNISEMTWRLLGLSIFFILFFIMPLVRQHPIIITFLLSISSVISVITLFPMQQESFNPFLLLILSLLIGEAYFRLSNRLASIVAGVSVIGVIVILLNIVPSISIISLILLYLILFFAAVILFKRTKNDRDDLFARYDALLSEYRNIKRRLASEEETARQEERVLIGHEIHDSVGHKLTALLMQLEVFRLQASESDKLHVESLKKLANESLEETRNAVKMLKSNDVGGLPGILRLIRKLETESFIRIHFSVKHGAFAAPLTGEQSFVIYRSVQEGLTNIMKHSNAREAEVMFETPGGSVFRFEISNPVKNDNRFQEGFGLASMRERIEKVGGELYVEKTDGQFIVRGLLKLAELGEVYDSNTTS is encoded by the coding sequence ATGTATTTATATTGGATATGGTTCTTGTTTCATGTAGCGACATGGATGTTAGGTTTTGTATATTTCGGAGATAATATTTCAGAAATGACATGGAGGCTACTTGGTTTATCGATATTTTTTATTCTATTCTTTATCATGCCTCTAGTTAGACAACATCCAATTATTATTACGTTTTTGCTTTCTATTAGTTCAGTAATTTCTGTAATTACGTTATTTCCAATGCAGCAGGAAAGTTTTAATCCGTTTTTGTTGCTTATTTTATCTTTATTGATTGGAGAAGCTTACTTTCGGTTGTCAAACCGTCTGGCCAGTATTGTCGCTGGAGTTTCTGTAATCGGAGTAATAGTTATCCTTTTGAATATAGTTCCTTCAATATCTATCATTAGTTTAATTTTGCTTTATCTTATTCTCTTCTTTGCTGCCGTTATCCTTTTTAAACGAACAAAGAATGATAGAGATGATCTTTTTGCCAGATATGATGCGTTGCTTAGTGAATATCGAAATATAAAAAGACGCCTTGCTTCTGAAGAAGAAACAGCGAGGCAGGAGGAACGTGTACTGATTGGTCATGAAATTCATGATTCTGTTGGTCACAAGCTGACTGCTCTCCTTATGCAGCTTGAAGTATTTCGGTTACAAGCTTCAGAAAGTGATAAATTGCATGTTGAATCGTTGAAGAAACTTGCAAACGAAAGCTTGGAAGAAACACGAAATGCAGTAAAAATGTTGAAAAGCAATGATGTTGGTGGGCTTCCAGGAATCTTACGTTTGATTCGTAAATTGGAAACAGAAAGTTTTATTCGAATCCATTTTTCAGTGAAGCATGGCGCATTTGCGGCACCACTTACTGGAGAGCAGTCCTTTGTTATCTATCGTTCTGTTCAGGAAGGATTGACGAATATTATGAAGCATAGTAATGCTAGAGAGGCAGAAGTTATGTTTGAAACGCCTGGGGGCAGTGTTTTTCGTTTTGAAATTAGTAACCCTGTAAAAAATGATAATCGATTTCAAGAAGGTTTTGGTCTAGCTTCCATGCGAGAACGGATTGAAAAAGTTGGTGGCGAGCTATATGTGGAGAAAACAGATGGTCAATTTATTGTTCGAGGTTTATTAAAATTAGCGGAGCTGGGGGAAGTTTATGATTCGAATACTACTAGCTGA
- a CDS encoding response regulator, with protein sequence MIRILLAEDQVMVREGLKMMMETDEEIKVTGEASNGKEAIELCEKQSFDLIILDIRMPVMDGIEAARTIQSRWPGSKILILTTFDNNQYVMDALKIGVNGYILKNADTDSLIRSIRSALQGGLAVEDQVAAKVMPLLLNQQEEKTVDPSLTPRERAILTCIGEGLNNSEIAERLGLSVGTVKNNTSQILNKLELRDRTQLAIYAIRHNLV encoded by the coding sequence ATGATTCGAATACTACTAGCTGAAGACCAAGTGATGGTACGAGAAGGATTAAAAATGATGATGGAGACGGATGAGGAAATAAAAGTAACTGGAGAAGCAAGTAATGGGAAGGAAGCAATCGAGCTTTGTGAGAAGCAGTCATTTGATTTAATTATTTTAGATATTCGTATGCCTGTGATGGATGGGATTGAAGCTGCCAGAACGATTCAGAGTCGCTGGCCAGGGTCAAAAATTTTAATTTTGACAACTTTTGATAATAATCAATATGTGATGGATGCTTTAAAAATTGGTGTTAATGGATATATCCTAAAAAATGCTGATACAGATTCATTGATCCGGTCGATTCGCAGTGCATTACAAGGTGGATTAGCTGTAGAGGATCAGGTTGCTGCCAAGGTTATGCCACTATTACTTAACCAACAAGAGGAGAAAACCGTTGATCCGTCCTTAACACCTCGAGAACGTGCTATTTTAACGTGCATTGGAGAAGGGCTTAATAATAGTGAAATCGCAGAACGACTTGGGTTATCAGTAGGGACAGTGAAAAATAATACAAGTCAAATTTTAAATAAATTAGAACTGCGTGATCGGACACAATTAGCCATTTATGCCATTCGACATAACCTTGTTTGA
- a CDS encoding ABC transporter ATP-binding protein has translation MIETIKLSKTYKGKNAVDEIDIYLDEGESVGLLGPNGAGKSTTISMISSLLKPTSGDVKLYGKSTIKNPAEIRKVLGVVPQEIALYEDLSAYENLKFFGEIYKVKKNKLEQQIQNVLEMVGLKERQKELVKTFSGGMKRRVNIAAALLHNPKILILDEPTVGIDPQSRNHILETVRKLNEENGTTILYTSHYMEEVEQLCKRVYIMDHGKVVASGSKAELLSILSSEDTIQVNLSETSDKLIEKIRSIEYIRRVDETSEGIRISAKKGTNILSDLVRTAESEGIQLTNYQMETPSLEDVFLHLTGRTLRD, from the coding sequence ATGATCGAAACGATTAAGTTAAGTAAAACATATAAGGGCAAAAATGCCGTAGACGAAATTGATATCTATTTAGATGAAGGAGAGTCAGTCGGCTTACTTGGTCCAAATGGAGCCGGGAAATCGACTACAATTTCCATGATATCCTCCTTACTGAAACCAACTTCCGGTGATGTAAAGCTATATGGTAAAAGTACGATTAAAAATCCCGCTGAAATTCGAAAGGTTCTTGGTGTTGTACCACAGGAAATTGCATTGTATGAGGATCTTTCTGCTTATGAGAATTTGAAGTTTTTCGGCGAAATTTACAAGGTGAAAAAAAATAAACTTGAGCAACAGATTCAAAATGTACTTGAAATGGTTGGATTAAAGGAGCGGCAAAAGGAACTTGTAAAAACATTCTCTGGCGGGATGAAAAGAAGAGTGAATATCGCAGCCGCATTGTTACACAATCCGAAAATCCTTATTTTAGATGAGCCAACTGTCGGAATTGATCCACAATCGAGAAACCATATTCTTGAAACGGTTCGTAAATTGAATGAAGAGAACGGGACAACGATACTATATACGAGTCATTACATGGAAGAGGTAGAGCAACTGTGTAAACGGGTCTATATTATGGATCACGGCAAAGTGGTAGCTTCAGGAAGTAAGGCAGAGCTATTAAGCATCCTCTCGAGTGAAGATACGATTCAAGTAAATTTAAGTGAAACAAGTGATAAATTGATTGAGAAGATCCGGTCAATAGAATATATCCGTCGTGTAGATGAAACAAGTGAAGGAATCCGAATTAGTGCAAAAAAAGGGACTAACATACTTAGTGATTTAGTTCGTACGGCAGAAAGTGAAGGGATTCAATTAACAAATTATCAAATGGAAACACCCAGTCTTGAGGATGTATTTTTACATTTGACTGGTCGAACATTAAGAGATTAG
- a CDS encoding ABC transporter permease: MRSFLKKDLLVFWRDRKEVLISLLAPIVLIIVLNFAFSGLFGEDAEVLDIDLGIVLEDDESLGLEQFTEAVLEMDLSEEEKTGIIEQGSSISPSGLMTSFFNDPELSGWITTKQLSEEEAKEEVKNGNLDAIVKIPEGFTYSVLSKLMLDQSAEVDLVLQIEEQSTESDTINNIISNYLNTLNFQFALQGVTDGELQELVLPEGGREVVEGAESFGISQYFTVAMSSLFALFIASTVAMKTTMEKRERVFNRIILTNTNPISFLMGKTISTFGFTWLQLMIVFGVCQLLLNVFAGKSMAFWVGAIVIITFFSLAVAGLSAVFTTITLNLSNTDAANGAFNLVIMLLAAVGGNLFPIQGLPEWLQSVGEWTPNGLSLSVFMQWAQFGDPQTLIIPMVKLFMFFIGCLIIGIFLFPRRGRV; this comes from the coding sequence ATGCGTTCATTTTTGAAAAAAGATTTACTTGTCTTTTGGAGAGACCGTAAAGAAGTGCTTATTTCTTTATTAGCACCAATTGTGCTGATTATTGTTTTAAACTTTGCCTTCTCTGGTTTATTTGGTGAGGATGCTGAAGTATTGGATATTGATTTAGGAATTGTTTTAGAAGATGATGAGTCTCTTGGGCTTGAGCAGTTTACGGAAGCCGTTTTAGAAATGGATTTATCGGAAGAAGAAAAGACAGGGATAATAGAGCAGGGATCATCTATTTCTCCAAGCGGCTTAATGACATCCTTTTTTAATGATCCAGAATTAAGTGGATGGATTACGACAAAGCAATTAAGTGAAGAAGAGGCAAAGGAAGAAGTTAAGAACGGGAATTTGGATGCAATTGTTAAGATTCCAGAAGGATTTACGTATAGTGTCCTAAGTAAGCTTATGCTTGATCAGTCTGCAGAGGTTGATCTTGTTCTCCAGATTGAAGAGCAATCTACAGAATCGGATACTATCAATAACATCATTTCAAATTATCTCAATACTCTTAACTTTCAATTTGCACTTCAAGGTGTAACGGACGGTGAATTACAGGAACTAGTATTGCCTGAAGGTGGTAGAGAAGTAGTTGAAGGAGCCGAGTCGTTTGGTATTTCGCAATATTTTACAGTTGCAATGAGCTCTTTGTTTGCATTATTTATAGCTTCAACTGTTGCAATGAAGACTACCATGGAAAAAAGAGAGCGCGTATTCAACCGGATTATATTAACGAATACAAATCCAATTTCCTTTTTAATGGGAAAAACTATTTCTACTTTCGGCTTCACATGGTTACAATTAATGATTGTATTTGGAGTATGTCAATTGCTGTTAAATGTGTTTGCAGGAAAATCAATGGCATTTTGGGTTGGAGCCATCGTAATTATAACGTTCTTCTCCTTAGCAGTAGCCGGACTATCCGCAGTGTTCACGACAATCACATTAAATCTAAGTAATACAGATGCAGCTAATGGAGCATTTAATTTGGTCATTATGTTACTTGCTGCAGTTGGTGGGAATTTATTTCCGATACAGGGACTACCAGAATGGTTACAAAGTGTTGGGGAATGGACACCGAATGGATTGAGCTTGTCCGTTTTTATGCAGTGGGCGCAATTCGGTGATCCTCAGACTTTAATTATTCCGATGGTGAAGTTATTTATGTTTTTTATTGGTTGTCTTATCATTGGAATATTTCTATTTCCTAGAAGGGGGAGAGTATAA
- a CDS encoding ABC transporter permease translates to MFPVFKAQWRKDKRKPLLVILFLVGSIALTLIFSSNNMTSQTTIAIFSNESNSSDVVDKWEPLLNRSESFNFVIVDEETARTDVSEGRRDIAINLMEHDYRFITAYDIPTLPLIDQYVKKIFIEEAQIEAAAGSQEIDEIKNYVEGYLEDPPLQIHTESLDGGEVSNHDMGIQLLFGFTLFMTMFTIGFKVNGVLSDKVSGVWNRMILSPVSKTGMYMGHLLYSFLVGFIQITVVFVIFHYLLNYDLGNNFAMLLVIAAVYALSIVSMAMLITGFVKTPEQFYMIYPSVVPIIPVISGVYMPPGTISNTVLLFIADLFPLTHAMEAMMGVTLYHAGWNEIALSLVLMLLIGVICMGVGINLVERRKD, encoded by the coding sequence ATGTTCCCAGTATTTAAGGCGCAATGGAGGAAAGATAAACGGAAGCCGTTGTTAGTTATTCTTTTTCTTGTAGGAAGTATTGCATTAACACTTATTTTTTCGAGTAATAATATGACATCCCAAACAACTATAGCGATATTTAGTAATGAATCAAATAGTAGTGATGTAGTTGATAAATGGGAACCTTTATTAAATCGCAGTGAATCCTTTAATTTTGTTATAGTAGATGAAGAAACTGCACGTACGGATGTGTCAGAGGGGAGAAGAGACATAGCAATTAACTTGATGGAGCATGATTATCGATTCATTACAGCCTATGATATTCCAACCCTACCACTGATTGATCAGTACGTTAAAAAGATATTTATAGAGGAAGCGCAAATTGAAGCAGCAGCAGGTTCACAGGAAATTGATGAGATTAAGAATTATGTAGAAGGCTATTTGGAAGATCCACCATTGCAAATTCATACGGAATCACTGGATGGAGGAGAAGTATCTAATCATGATATGGGGATTCAGTTATTGTTTGGATTTACGCTTTTTATGACGATGTTTACCATTGGATTTAAAGTGAATGGAGTCTTGTCAGATAAGGTAAGTGGAGTTTGGAATCGAATGATTTTATCACCTGTAAGTAAGACAGGAATGTACATGGGACATCTTCTTTATAGTTTTTTGGTCGGATTTATTCAGATCACTGTTGTATTTGTGATTTTCCACTATTTACTGAACTATGATTTAGGTAATAATTTCGCTATGCTTCTTGTAATAGCTGCAGTTTATGCACTGAGTATCGTTAGTATGGCGATGTTAATAACAGGGTTTGTGAAAACACCAGAGCAATTTTATATGATTTACCCTTCTGTTGTACCAATTATTCCTGTTATTAGTGGTGTTTATATGCCACCAGGAACAATAAGTAACACAGTTCTCTTGTTTATTGCCGATTTATTTCCGTTGACACATGCAATGGAAGCGATGATGGGTGTTACGTTATACCATGCAGGCTGGAATGAGATTGCTTTGTCATTAGTACTAATGCTTTTAATTGGTGTCATCTGCATGGGGGTAGGAATTAATTTGGTAGAACGAAGGA